One genomic segment of Amycolatopsis sp. Hca4 includes these proteins:
- a CDS encoding DUF3618 domain-containing protein, which yields MARDPETIEREIEQARTALAATLDQLTVKADPKKLADAAKDGVRAKLDNSKVKFPLIGAGVLVLVLLVRKLLK from the coding sequence GTGGCCCGCGATCCCGAGACGATCGAGCGTGAGATCGAGCAGGCTAGGACCGCCCTGGCGGCGACGCTCGACCAGCTGACCGTCAAGGCCGACCCGAAGAAGCTCGCCGACGCGGCCAAGGACGGCGTGCGCGCCAAGCTGGACAACTCCAAGGTCAAGTTCCCGCTGATCGGTGCGGGCGTCCTCGTGCTGGTCCTGCTGGTGCGCAAGCTGCTCAAGTAG
- a CDS encoding LCP family protein — MDHPPRNGQGGRRPARPWQDEPGRDDARRDSPPRRPAPRREPVDARRAAPPAARRPQPRPAPRARRNSFRGAKIALTVVSLLVMGLTGYAWAAMQGLVNGLNYTNVLSDGGGGEKPADGARDILLVGLDSRTDAQGNPLPREVLDELRAGDADGELNTDSLIFVHIPNDGSKAVAMSLPRDSYVDIPGYGKHKINSAYARAMLQARKDLQKQGVTDPKELDVKANQAGAKELIETIEKLTGSTIDNYAAVNLLGFSEITKAIGGVDVCLNNNVKDQYSGANFTKGQHTISGVEALEFVRQRHGLPNGDLDRVVRQQVFMAGMARKVLSAGTLTNPAKLNDLIEAIKKSVVLNQNWDIFGFAQQMKGLTGGQLEFRTIPVKNVEYRTPEDGVAIQVDPAEVKQFVQGLAGPQPGESAPPAQQADPANKATTVDVRNASGRTGLAAGVAKTLEGKGFTPGETSNATARKTTVIWVPKGGKDKGQAVAEALGGSPTIQEDKSVAAGHVTVFLGADYQGTASDASSGAGAGAASATSQAAAPPPAASDEKPITAEGVPCVN, encoded by the coding sequence GTGGACCACCCGCCTCGGAACGGGCAAGGCGGCCGCCGCCCCGCCCGGCCCTGGCAGGACGAGCCAGGCCGGGACGACGCCCGGCGCGACAGCCCGCCGCGCCGCCCCGCACCCCGCCGCGAGCCGGTCGACGCCCGCCGCGCGGCCCCGCCGGCGGCCCGCCGTCCGCAGCCGCGCCCGGCCCCGCGGGCCCGCCGCAACTCCTTCCGCGGCGCGAAGATCGCGCTGACCGTCGTCTCGCTGCTGGTGATGGGCCTGACCGGGTACGCGTGGGCGGCCATGCAGGGCCTGGTCAACGGGCTGAACTACACGAACGTGCTCAGCGACGGCGGCGGTGGCGAGAAGCCGGCCGACGGCGCCCGCGACATCCTCCTGGTCGGCCTCGACAGCCGGACCGACGCCCAGGGCAACCCGCTGCCGCGCGAGGTGCTCGACGAGCTGCGCGCCGGCGACGCCGACGGCGAGCTCAACACCGACTCGCTGATCTTCGTGCACATCCCGAACGACGGCAGCAAGGCCGTCGCGATGTCCCTGCCGCGCGACTCCTACGTGGACATCCCCGGCTACGGCAAGCACAAGATCAACTCGGCGTACGCCCGCGCGATGCTGCAGGCGCGCAAGGACCTGCAGAAGCAGGGCGTCACCGACCCGAAGGAGCTCGACGTCAAGGCCAACCAGGCCGGGGCGAAGGAGCTCATCGAGACCATCGAGAAGCTCACCGGGTCGACCATCGACAACTACGCCGCGGTCAACCTGCTCGGCTTCAGCGAGATCACCAAGGCCATCGGCGGCGTCGACGTCTGCCTGAACAACAACGTCAAGGACCAGTACTCCGGCGCGAACTTCACCAAGGGCCAGCACACGATCTCCGGGGTCGAGGCCCTCGAGTTCGTCCGGCAGCGCCACGGCCTGCCCAACGGCGACCTCGACCGCGTCGTGCGCCAGCAGGTGTTCATGGCCGGCATGGCCCGCAAGGTGCTCTCGGCGGGCACGCTGACCAACCCGGCCAAGCTCAACGACCTGATCGAGGCGATCAAGAAGTCGGTCGTGCTCAACCAGAACTGGGACATCTTCGGGTTCGCCCAGCAGATGAAGGGCCTGACCGGCGGCCAGCTCGAGTTCCGCACCATCCCGGTGAAGAACGTCGAGTACCGCACGCCCGAGGACGGCGTCGCCATCCAGGTCGACCCCGCCGAGGTGAAGCAGTTCGTGCAGGGGCTCGCCGGGCCGCAGCCGGGTGAGTCGGCCCCGCCCGCCCAGCAGGCCGACCCGGCCAACAAGGCGACCACGGTCGACGTCCGCAACGCCTCCGGCCGCACCGGCCTCGCCGCGGGCGTCGCCAAGACGCTCGAAGGCAAGGGCTTCACCCCGGGCGAGACGTCCAACGCGACCGCGCGTAAGACCACGGTGATCTGGGTGCCGAAGGGCGGCAAGGACAAGGGCCAGGCCGTCGCCGAGGCGCTTGGCGGCTCGCCGACGATCCAGGAGGACAAGAGCGTGGCCGCGGGCCACGTGACGGTCTTCCTCGGCGCGGACTACCAGGGCACGGCCTCCGACGCGAGCTCGGGCGCCGGTGCGGGGGCCGCGAGCGCGACGTCGCAGGCAGCGGCGCCGCCGCCGGCCGCGAGCGACGAGAAGCCGATCACCGCCGAGGGCGTTCCCTGCGTGAACTGA
- a CDS encoding helix-turn-helix domain-containing protein codes for MHAVALAATDGMLSFELTIATEVFGDDPRYGFAVCGSAPVRVGRFLLEPDHGLDGLAHADTVIVPGWADVDTAPPADLVDAVRAARARGARVASLCTGAFVLAAAGLLDGLRATTHWAHTDVLAARYPEVTVDPDVLYVDNGRVLTSAGKAAAMDLCLHLVRADHGPAAANAIARRLVVPPHRAGGQAQFVTAPVPARDDHPLAALLPWITARLDRALTVEDLARQANMSSRHLGRHFRSATGTTPLQWLLNQRIRRAQELLENTDASVDAVAEAVGMGTAATLRRHFNRTVGVPPDAYRRTFRS; via the coding sequence ATGCACGCTGTCGCCCTCGCCGCCACCGACGGGATGCTGTCGTTCGAGCTGACGATCGCCACCGAGGTGTTCGGCGACGACCCCCGGTACGGCTTCGCGGTCTGCGGTTCGGCGCCGGTGCGGGTGGGCCGGTTCCTGCTGGAGCCGGACCACGGCCTCGACGGGCTGGCGCACGCGGACACAGTGATCGTCCCCGGCTGGGCCGACGTCGACACCGCCCCGCCTGCCGACCTGGTCGACGCGGTCCGGGCGGCCCGCGCCCGCGGCGCGCGGGTGGCCTCCCTGTGCACGGGCGCGTTCGTGCTGGCGGCGGCGGGGCTGCTGGACGGCCTGCGGGCGACGACGCACTGGGCGCACACGGACGTCCTGGCCGCCCGCTACCCGGAGGTGACGGTGGACCCGGACGTGCTCTACGTCGACAACGGCCGGGTCCTCACCTCGGCGGGCAAGGCGGCGGCGATGGACCTGTGCCTGCACCTGGTCCGCGCCGACCACGGCCCGGCGGCGGCCAACGCGATCGCCCGCCGCCTGGTGGTGCCCCCGCACCGGGCGGGCGGCCAGGCGCAGTTCGTCACGGCGCCGGTACCGGCCCGCGACGACCACCCGCTGGCCGCGCTGCTCCCGTGGATCACGGCTCGGCTCGACCGGGCGTTGACGGTGGAGGACCTGGCCCGCCAGGCGAACATGAGCTCCCGCCACCTGGGCCGCCACTTCCGCTCGGCGACGGGCACGACCCCGTTGCAGTGGCTGCTGAACCAGCGCATCCGGCGCGCGCAGGAGCTGCTGGAGAACACGGACGCGAGCGTCGACGCGGTCGCGGAGGCGGTGGGGATGGGCACGGCGGCGACGCTGCGGCGGCACTTCAACCGGACGGTCGGGGTACCGCCGGACGCCTACCGGCGGACGTTCCGCAGCTGA
- a CDS encoding helix-turn-helix transcriptional regulator, producing the protein MIGTTVPRRACSHASATADVGRAGGIRRRGVAAVLAGQEAVLQRASRHQRQALVQRERGQLTLDRPRQQRILDRLWRLLTGPHRGLVRRIGLADSGTAHVGRAIRRLRDDYAEPIRVEELARLSGLSVSAFHRHFRPATAMSPLQFQKRIRLQAARSLLLAGAGDVAGVGHLVGYDSPSQFNREYRRLFGAPPGQDAARLREAASAGPQLP; encoded by the coding sequence ATGATCGGCACCACCGTGCCGCGCCGGGCCTGCAGCCACGCCAGTGCCACCGCCGACGTAGGCCGCGCGGGCGGAATCCGGCGTCGCGGCGTCGCGGCGGTACTTGCCGGACAGGAAGCCGTTCTTCAGCGGGCTTCACGGCACCAGCGCCAGGCCCTGGTCCAGCGCGAACGGGGCCAGCTCACCCTCGACCGTCCGCGCCAGCAGCGAATACTCGACCGGCTCTGGCGGCTGCTGACCGGGCCGCACCGCGGCCTGGTGCGCCGGATCGGGCTGGCCGACAGCGGCACCGCCCACGTCGGCCGTGCGATCCGCCGGCTGCGGGACGACTACGCCGAGCCGATCCGGGTCGAGGAGCTCGCCCGGTTGAGCGGGCTGAGCGTGTCGGCGTTCCACCGCCACTTCCGCCCGGCCACGGCGATGAGCCCGCTGCAGTTCCAGAAGCGCATCCGCCTGCAGGCGGCCCGGTCGCTGCTGCTGGCCGGCGCCGGGGACGTCGCCGGGGTCGGGCACCTCGTCGGCTACGACAGCCCGTCGCAGTTCAACCGCGAGTACCGGCGGCTGTTCGGCGCCCCGCCGGGGCAGGACGCGGCGCGGTTGCGCGAGGCCGCCTCGGCCGGGCCGCAGCTGCCCTGA
- a CDS encoding NAD(P)/FAD-dependent oxidoreductase, with protein MGNRTETGVVIVGTGFSGLGMAIQLRKEGREDFVILEKAHDVGGTWRDNSYPGCACDIPSHMYSFSFEQNPGWSRAYSPQPEIWRYMREVADKHDLRRFIRFGQEMTGARWDAEENRWHVATRGGDEFTGTALVAGVGALHLPMIPELPGIEKFEGPAFHSARWRHDVDLKGKKVAVVGTGASTVQFVPKIAPEVAELTLFQRTPPWIMPKADHEMAGRTRALFKAFPPAQRAYRTLLYWLLEARAIGFNGQPWVMKLGQRIAKRHIDRAIEDPQLRRKVTPDYTMGCKRVLISNDYYPALARDNVDVVTDGVREVRERSVVDAAGVEHAADVIVYGTGFHVTDAFDDLEIVGRDGRNLGKEWATEGMRTHLGITVAGFPNLFFLLGPNTGLGHNSVVFMIEAQISYVAEALRLARGRALEPKPEVQERFNTRIQRKLAKGIWTRGGCKSWYLDAKGVNRTIWPGFTWRYWLDTRKVRREDFLIG; from the coding sequence ATGGGCAACCGCACGGAGACCGGGGTCGTCATCGTCGGGACCGGCTTCTCCGGTCTCGGCATGGCGATCCAGCTGCGCAAGGAGGGCCGCGAGGACTTCGTCATCCTGGAAAAGGCGCACGACGTCGGCGGCACCTGGCGCGACAACAGCTACCCGGGCTGCGCCTGCGACATCCCGTCGCACATGTACTCGTTCTCCTTCGAGCAGAACCCGGGCTGGTCGCGGGCCTACTCACCGCAGCCGGAGATCTGGCGGTACATGCGCGAGGTCGCCGACAAGCACGACCTGCGCCGGTTCATCCGATTCGGGCAGGAGATGACCGGTGCCCGCTGGGACGCGGAGGAGAACCGGTGGCACGTGGCCACGAGGGGCGGCGACGAGTTCACCGGGACCGCGCTGGTCGCCGGGGTGGGCGCCCTCCACCTGCCGATGATCCCCGAGCTGCCGGGCATCGAGAAGTTCGAGGGCCCCGCCTTCCACTCCGCGCGGTGGCGGCACGACGTCGACCTGAAGGGCAAGAAGGTCGCCGTCGTCGGCACCGGCGCCAGCACGGTCCAGTTCGTGCCGAAGATCGCGCCCGAGGTGGCGGAGCTGACGCTGTTCCAGCGGACGCCGCCGTGGATCATGCCGAAGGCCGACCACGAGATGGCCGGCCGGACGCGCGCGCTGTTCAAGGCGTTCCCGCCGGCCCAGCGCGCCTACCGCACCCTGCTCTACTGGCTGCTCGAAGCGCGGGCGATCGGCTTCAACGGCCAGCCGTGGGTGATGAAGCTGGGCCAGCGGATCGCCAAGCGGCACATCGACCGGGCGATCGAGGACCCGCAGCTGCGGCGCAAGGTCACCCCGGACTACACCATGGGCTGCAAGCGCGTGCTCATCTCCAACGACTACTACCCGGCGCTGGCGCGCGACAACGTCGACGTCGTGACCGACGGCGTGCGCGAGGTCCGCGAACGCAGCGTCGTCGACGCCGCCGGGGTCGAGCACGCGGCCGACGTCATCGTCTACGGCACCGGCTTCCACGTCACCGACGCCTTCGACGACCTGGAGATCGTCGGCCGGGACGGGCGCAACCTCGGCAAGGAGTGGGCGACCGAGGGGATGCGGACGCACCTGGGCATCACCGTCGCCGGGTTCCCGAACCTGTTCTTCCTGCTCGGCCCCAACACCGGCCTCGGGCACAACTCGGTCGTGTTCATGATCGAGGCGCAGATCTCCTACGTCGCCGAAGCGCTGCGGCTGGCGCGCGGCCGGGCGCTCGAACCGAAGCCCGAGGTGCAGGAGCGGTTCAACACGCGGATCCAGCGCAAGCTCGCGAAGGGCATCTGGACCCGCGGGGGCTGCAAGAGCTGGTACCTGGACGCGAAGGGCGTCAACCGGACGATCTGGCCCGGCTTCACCTGGCGCTACTGGCTGGACACCCGGAAGGTGCGGCGCGAGGACTTCCTGATCGGCTGA
- the bcp gene encoding thioredoxin-dependent thiol peroxidase, with the protein MTERLSPGDEAPDFTLPDSEGKDVSLRDFRGQSVVVYFYPAASTPGCTKQACDFRDNLAELNDAGYQVVGISPDKQAKLAKFVSNEGLTFPVLGDPEKTVIEAWGAWGEKKNYGKTYMGVIRSTFVVDPEGKIAHAFYNVRASGHVAKLIRDLGLAS; encoded by the coding sequence ATGACCGAGCGCCTTTCCCCGGGTGACGAAGCCCCGGACTTCACCCTGCCCGACAGCGAGGGCAAGGACGTGTCCCTGCGCGACTTCCGCGGCCAGTCGGTGGTGGTGTACTTCTACCCGGCGGCGAGCACCCCGGGCTGCACCAAGCAGGCCTGCGACTTCCGCGACAACCTCGCCGAGCTCAACGACGCCGGCTACCAGGTCGTCGGCATCTCGCCGGACAAGCAGGCGAAGCTGGCGAAGTTCGTCTCGAACGAAGGCCTGACGTTCCCGGTGCTCGGCGACCCGGAGAAGACGGTCATCGAGGCCTGGGGCGCGTGGGGCGAGAAGAAGAACTACGGGAAGACCTACATGGGCGTGATCCGTTCGACGTTCGTCGTCGACCCGGAGGGCAAGATCGCGCACGCCTTCTACAACGTCCGCGCGAGCGGCCACGTGGCGAAGCTGATCCGGGACCTCGGCCTGGCTTCCTGA
- a CDS encoding helix-turn-helix domain-containing protein, producing MLIDAEEYQRILGDELRKLRRSRGWTRKELNQHLQSEISLQTLATYELGTRQCSVVRLVELCVAMDELPQDLLAKVHRRVFLDEPGRVRVDLRKVVADAPADLLPLRRWAEDRLRQAGEQGGGEIALDLPALERMAELCSLPTVELIARLRRYTSR from the coding sequence GTGCTGATCGACGCTGAGGAGTACCAGCGGATCCTCGGAGACGAGCTCCGCAAGCTCCGGCGCAGCCGAGGGTGGACGCGCAAGGAGCTGAACCAGCACTTGCAGAGCGAGATCTCGCTGCAGACGCTGGCCACCTACGAGCTGGGCACCAGACAGTGCTCCGTCGTGCGCCTGGTCGAGCTGTGCGTCGCGATGGACGAACTGCCCCAGGACCTGCTGGCCAAGGTGCACCGGCGGGTGTTCCTCGACGAGCCCGGGCGGGTCCGCGTCGACCTGCGCAAGGTCGTCGCCGACGCCCCGGCCGACCTGCTGCCGCTGCGCCGGTGGGCCGAGGACCGGCTGCGGCAGGCCGGCGAGCAGGGTGGCGGCGAGATCGCCCTCGACCTGCCCGCGCTCGAGCGCATGGCCGAGCTGTGCAGCCTGCCGACCGTGGAGCTGATCGCCCGTCTCCGCCGCTACACCTCCCGCTGA
- a CDS encoding saccharopine dehydrogenase NADP-binding domain-containing protein, which translates to MTSVLVYGAYGHTGRFVVAELQKRGFDAVLSGRNAAKLPGGRPASVDDPAALDRALDGVDAVINCAGPFAETALPVAQAAIRAGVPYVDVAAEIEANLDTFALTADTAVVPAMAFFGGLADLLATAALGDETTADEVHVAYGLSGWRPTAGTLAAGKVSRERRGGQRIRYAGGRLEHRDDALPEREWAFPEPLGTRPVLGEFSMADIVTIPRHLKVREVTSYMTVDAAQGLAAAGERDAAETFVVDVVVRTGDGERRIVASGEDIYAVSAPLAVEAVDRILTGRTKVKAVATAGEMFDAADFLHALAPHITVARLSSQ; encoded by the coding sequence ATGACTTCGGTACTGGTTTACGGCGCTTACGGGCACACCGGCCGCTTCGTGGTTGCTGAACTGCAGAAACGCGGGTTCGACGCGGTCCTTTCCGGACGGAACGCGGCGAAGCTGCCGGGCGGGCGGCCCGCCTCGGTCGACGACCCGGCGGCCCTCGACCGCGCGCTCGACGGCGTCGACGCGGTGATCAACTGCGCGGGTCCGTTCGCCGAAACGGCCCTCCCGGTCGCGCAGGCGGCCATCCGCGCCGGCGTCCCGTACGTCGACGTCGCCGCCGAGATCGAGGCGAACCTCGACACCTTCGCGCTGACCGCCGACACCGCGGTGGTGCCCGCGATGGCGTTCTTCGGCGGGCTGGCCGACCTGCTGGCCACGGCGGCGCTGGGCGACGAGACGACGGCCGACGAGGTGCACGTCGCCTACGGCCTCAGCGGCTGGCGCCCGACGGCGGGCACCCTCGCCGCGGGCAAAGTGTCCCGCGAACGCCGTGGCGGCCAGCGAATCCGGTACGCGGGCGGCCGGCTGGAGCACCGCGACGACGCTCTGCCCGAGCGCGAATGGGCGTTCCCCGAGCCGCTCGGCACCCGGCCCGTCCTCGGCGAGTTCTCGATGGCCGACATCGTCACCATCCCGCGGCACCTGAAGGTCCGCGAAGTCACGAGCTACATGACGGTGGACGCGGCGCAGGGCCTCGCGGCGGCCGGTGAGCGCGACGCGGCCGAGACGTTCGTGGTGGACGTCGTGGTGCGGACCGGCGACGGCGAACGCCGGATCGTGGCGAGCGGCGAGGACATCTACGCGGTGAGCGCACCGCTGGCGGTCGAGGCGGTGGACCGGATCCTGACCGGGCGGACGAAGGTGAAGGCCGTCGCGACGGCGGGCGAGATGTTCGACGCGGCCGACTTCCTGCACGCGCTGGCGCCGCACATCACGGTCGCCCGCCTGAGCAGTCAGTAG
- a CDS encoding phospholipase A2 — MPALTDPPRTRRPWSTSGWLLLVLLVVFAFGLIASRPPSPPDQGPPTGDVLAAQNAIEALVHPGPHPDALARLPKDFTALSGVTPGALPARDGTVRAVHVDGGCSTPWGDDNTKWDYAVPCKAHDLGYDLLRYADRKGHPLGPEVREALDDRLSSDMHHTCDLNPMNSALSCRAVASFYSAGLVVNSWHQRWGPPVGDPIGPMVAGVLVIGCLLVFRLRGWLRARREPRAPVPAADPAAVSRWALLGAGGVVLLLLGESVTALAHWAGAPEPALWPLTWLAQLAPLIYFAGGHANAAGWRAEQETGGGYRHFLAERASPLLRPALIFAVVALLTPLALELLGSPAGTTATVMRIALHPLWLLGVYLLTIVGTPPLLALHRRAPVSAAVGLLAVVGAGELAASWSGSPLPRYAATFAIALLAQQLAFAHADGVRPSRRLLAAAAAAGLAGLAGVSVLRDGPPVLLGSPGAPGAFSAPPWGVLLLGLVQLGVLGLLARPLARLGDRPGVTRACRFVLRAPMSLYLAFLAAMLLLVAVVYLPGRIADGLSWLVRPRTLVAVGLLAVPATLVFWWFERHTHGVRQPRAADDPGRRTTVLTRAAAGLGIGYATLGVFGFALTRFGGVAADADLLGLRLDPIQSLVHLLLGVFLLHTIRIGAGAATGTWLATALACAPSLLFAADGSTPGFLGVTLHAVTAAFALLAAAGTLLPVRRTANLPS; from the coding sequence ATGCCGGCCCTGACCGATCCGCCACGCACCCGCCGACCCTGGTCGACGTCGGGGTGGCTGCTGCTGGTCCTGCTGGTGGTCTTCGCGTTCGGGCTGATCGCCTCGCGGCCGCCGTCGCCGCCGGACCAGGGTCCGCCGACCGGGGACGTGCTGGCCGCGCAGAACGCCATCGAGGCGCTGGTCCACCCCGGCCCGCACCCCGACGCGCTCGCCCGGCTGCCGAAGGACTTCACCGCGCTCAGCGGCGTCACCCCCGGCGCGCTGCCGGCCCGCGACGGCACCGTCCGCGCCGTGCACGTCGACGGCGGCTGCTCGACGCCGTGGGGTGACGACAACACGAAGTGGGACTACGCCGTGCCGTGCAAGGCCCACGACCTCGGCTACGACCTGCTCCGGTACGCCGACCGCAAGGGCCACCCGCTCGGCCCCGAGGTCCGCGAGGCGCTGGACGACCGGCTGTCCTCCGACATGCACCACACCTGCGACCTCAACCCGATGAACTCGGCGCTGTCCTGCCGGGCCGTCGCCTCCTTCTACTCGGCCGGGCTGGTCGTCAACTCGTGGCACCAGCGTTGGGGCCCGCCGGTCGGCGACCCGATCGGCCCGATGGTGGCCGGCGTCCTGGTCATCGGCTGCCTGCTGGTCTTCCGGCTGCGCGGCTGGCTGCGGGCCCGCCGCGAGCCGCGGGCGCCGGTGCCGGCCGCCGATCCCGCGGCCGTCAGCCGGTGGGCGCTGCTCGGGGCAGGCGGGGTCGTCCTGCTGCTGCTCGGCGAATCGGTGACGGCCCTCGCGCACTGGGCGGGCGCGCCCGAGCCCGCGCTGTGGCCGCTGACCTGGCTGGCCCAGCTCGCCCCGCTGATCTACTTCGCCGGTGGGCACGCCAACGCGGCAGGCTGGCGTGCCGAGCAGGAGACCGGCGGCGGCTACCGCCACTTCCTCGCCGAACGCGCGAGCCCGCTGCTGCGGCCCGCGCTGATCTTCGCCGTCGTCGCGCTGCTGACCCCGCTCGCGCTGGAGCTGCTCGGCAGCCCGGCGGGGACGACGGCGACGGTGATGCGAATCGCGCTGCACCCGCTCTGGCTGCTCGGCGTCTACCTGCTCACCATCGTCGGCACGCCGCCGCTGCTGGCCCTGCACCGCCGGGCGCCGGTGAGCGCGGCCGTCGGCCTGCTCGCCGTGGTCGGGGCCGGCGAGCTGGCCGCGAGCTGGTCCGGTTCGCCCTTGCCGCGCTACGCGGCGACGTTCGCCATCGCCCTGCTCGCCCAGCAGCTCGCCTTCGCGCACGCCGACGGCGTCCGCCCGTCCCGGCGGCTGCTCGCCGCGGCCGCCGCGGCCGGGCTCGCGGGCCTCGCCGGGGTGAGCGTCCTGCGGGACGGGCCACCCGTCCTGCTCGGCAGCCCGGGCGCGCCCGGCGCGTTCTCCGCCCCGCCGTGGGGCGTGCTGCTGCTCGGCCTGGTCCAGCTGGGCGTGCTCGGGCTGCTGGCCCGGCCGCTCGCCCGGCTCGGCGACCGGCCGGGCGTCACCCGCGCCTGCCGGTTCGTGCTGCGCGCGCCGATGAGCCTCTACCTGGCGTTCCTCGCCGCGATGCTGCTGCTGGTCGCCGTCGTCTACCTGCCCGGCCGGATCGCCGACGGGCTCAGCTGGCTGGTCCGCCCGCGCACGCTGGTCGCGGTCGGGCTGCTGGCCGTGCCCGCGACGCTGGTCTTCTGGTGGTTCGAACGGCACACCCACGGTGTCCGGCAGCCGCGGGCCGCCGACGACCCCGGCCGCCGGACGACGGTGCTCACCCGGGCCGCGGCCGGCCTCGGGATCGGCTACGCGACGCTGGGCGTGTTCGGCTTCGCGCTGACCCGCTTCGGCGGGGTCGCCGCCGACGCCGACCTGCTCGGCCTGCGGCTCGACCCGATCCAGAGCCTGGTGCACCTGCTGCTCGGGGTCTTCCTGCTGCACACGATCCGGATCGGGGCAGGCGCGGCCACCGGCACGTGGCTGGCCACGGCGCTCGCCTGCGCGCCGTCGCTGCTGTTCGCCGCCGACGGCAGCACGCCCGGCTTCCTCGGCGTCACGCTCCACGCCGTCACCGCCGCGTTTGCCCTGCTGGCCGCCGCGGGTACCTTGCTCCCGGTCCGGCGGACGGCGAACTTGCCGTCCTGA
- a CDS encoding TetR/AcrR family transcriptional regulator, with protein MRQMIEVAEQVFSARGYAAASMDEIAELVGVSKPMLYEYFNSKEGLLLACIRESRAVLREATEQATVGAVDAEDALRRGLLAFFVFIRERRQAWSLLRHEMALIGTPASDEVEETRRQQTDLIAALMSGYFDNGDELRAEAAAEFVVGACERLAIWCERHDEVSPELATGYAMDVLWSGLQGRAR; from the coding sequence ATGCGGCAGATGATCGAGGTCGCCGAGCAGGTCTTTTCGGCTCGCGGCTACGCGGCGGCGTCGATGGACGAGATCGCCGAGCTGGTCGGCGTCTCGAAGCCGATGCTCTACGAGTACTTCAACTCGAAGGAGGGCCTGCTGCTGGCCTGCATCCGGGAGTCACGGGCGGTGCTGCGCGAGGCCACCGAGCAGGCGACGGTCGGTGCGGTGGACGCCGAGGACGCGCTGCGGCGCGGCCTGCTGGCCTTCTTCGTCTTCATCCGGGAGCGCCGCCAGGCGTGGTCGCTGCTGCGGCACGAGATGGCGCTGATCGGCACGCCGGCCTCGGACGAGGTCGAGGAGACCCGCCGCCAGCAGACCGACCTGATCGCCGCACTGATGAGCGGTTACTTCGACAACGGGGACGAACTGCGAGCCGAAGCGGCCGCGGAATTCGTGGTCGGAGCGTGCGAGCGGCTCGCGATCTGGTGCGAGCGGCACGACGAGGTGAGCCCCGAGCTGGCGACCGGATACGCCATGGACGTGCTGTGGAGCGGTCTGCAGGGCCGTGCACGTTAG